In the Tribolium castaneum strain GA2 chromosome 1, icTriCast1.1, whole genome shotgun sequence genome, one interval contains:
- the SPoCk gene encoding calcium-transporting ATPase type 2C member 1 isoform X2, which translates to MFKMLTCFKNLRFGAKDTKEDEQAGNPAMWLSAGEATSQSYEEVADRLHVDVRHGLSWQEATRRRQIAGYNEFSVKDEDPPWKKYLEQFKNPLILLLLASALVSVCMKQFDDAISITVAIVIVVTVAFVQEYRSEKSLQELTKLVPPSCHCLREGSPDTFLARELVPGDIVYLNVGDRVPADLRLFESVDLMIDESSFTGETEPARKNVAAVLRPNGAHSSNTNIAFMGTLVRCGNGKGIVVSTGSNSEFGSVFKMMLEEEAPKTPLQKSMDSLGAQLSIYSFGIIGLIMLVGWLQGKAIMEMFTIGVSLAVAAIPEGLPIVVTVTLALGVMRMAKRNAIVKKLPTVETLGCVNVICSDKTGTITRNEMTVTVLVTADGYIAELTGAGYNDHGQVLLHKCDSSDRARDSVYKLLEVGAVCNNAVIHNETLLGQPTEGALIAAAMKHGMYNVADRYVRVQEYPFTSEQKMMAVKCISKYDNDKVEIFFVKGAIEKILPKCTKFSWNGGTQSLTSKKEQDFIAEAHEIGRKGLRVIAMARGPTLQDLTYMGIVGICDPPRPLVREAITTLSQSGVQVKMVTGDAEDTAVAIAQTIGLETLPSQVLSGEQLDTFTETDLDAAIPHATVFYRVSPKNKLAIVKSLQRTGHIVGMTGDGVNDGVALKKADIGIAMGKNGTDVCKEAADMILVDDDFYTIIAAIEEGKSIFYNIRNFVRFQLSTSIAALSLIALATLMGIPNPLNAMQILWINIIMDGPPAQSLGVEPVEKDVVKQKPRNTKEPMITKKLIGNVLLSALFIIAGTLWVFKKEMSSEGITARDTTMTFTCFVFFDMWNALSCRSQTKSVFQIGLFSNKMFLVAVTLSVIGQLLVVYFPPLQRIFQTEALTLWDMVFLTTLTSSVWVFSEIKKLIERFLEQRGKGKRSPLEYV; encoded by the exons ATGTTCAAAATGTTAACTTGTTTCAAGAATCTGCGTTTTGGCGCCAAGGACACAAAGGAGGAT GAACAGGCTGGTAATCCTGCGATGTGGCTCTCAGCAGGCGAGGCGACAAGTCAAAGCTATGAAGAAGTTGCCGATAGACTGCACGTAGACGTGAGACATGGCTTAAGTTGGCAGGAAGCCACACGTAGACGACAAATAGCTGG TTACAATGAATTTTCAGTCAAAGACGAAGATCCGCCTTGGAAAAAATACCTCGAACAATTTAAAAACCCTCTCATTTTACTTCTTCTAGCCTCGGCACTTGTCTCAGTGTGCATGAAACAATTCGACGATGCGATCAGTATTACAGTAGCCATAGTCATCGTCGTAACCGTTGCTTTTGTTCAAGAATACCGATCGGAAAAATCGCTGCAAGAACTCACCAAGCTCGTGCCACCGTCTTGTCATTg TTTGAGGGAAGGTTCGCCTGATACTTTTCTAGCCCGCGAGTTAGTGCCAGGTGATATCGTTTATTTGAATGTCGGCGATCGAGTGCCCGCAGATTTGCGTTTATTTGAGTCAGTTGATTTGATGATCGATGAGAGTAGTTTCACTGGCGAGACTGAACCTGCAAGGAAAAATGTCGCTGCGGTTTTGCGCCCCAATGGGGCGCATTCTTCCAACACTAACATTGCATTTATGGGGACGCTTGTCCGCTGCGGGAACGGCAAA gggATTGTTGTTAGTACGGGCTCTAACAGCGAGTTCGGGTCGGTGTTTAAGATGATGTTGGAGGAAGAGGCGCCGAAAACGCCTCTGCAGAAGTCCATGGACAGTTTGGGTGCTCAATTGTCGATTTACTCCTTCGGCATTATAGGTTTAATTATGTTGGTCGGGTGGTTGCAAGGCAAGGCAATCATGGAGATGTTTACGATCGGTGTGAGTTTAGCGGTCGCTGCAATTCCAGAAG gaTTACCAATTGTCGTGACGGTAACACTAGCCTTGGGCGTAATGCGAATGGCAAAAAGAAACGCCATCGTAAAGAAACTACCAACTGTCGAAACACTGGGTTGCGTCAATGTGATATGTTCTGACAAAACAGGCACTATAACACGTAACGAAATGACCGTCACAGTTTTGGTAACAGCCGATGGTTACATTGCCGAATTAACAGGCGCCGGTTACAACGACCATGGCCAAGTTCTATTACACAAATGTGATTCATCAGACAGGGCTAGAGATAGTGTATATAAATTATTAGAG GTAGGGGCTGTTTGCAATAACGCAGTGATCCATAACGAAACTTTACTCGGACAACCAACAGAGGGCGCTCTAATCGCCGCTGCGATGAAACACGGCATGTATAACGTAGCGGACCGTTACGTCCGAGTCCAAGAATATCCGTTCACTTCTGAGCAAAAAATGATGGCCGTTAAATGCATATCTAAGTATGATAACGACAAAGTCGAGATTTTTTTCGTCAAAGGTGCCATCGAAAAAATACTACCAAAATGTACGAAGTTCAGTTGGAACGGAGGAACCCAAAGTCTTACAAGCAAAAAAGAGCAAGATTTTATCGCAGAGGCTCATGAAATCGGGCGGAAGGGCTTAAGAGTGATTGCAATGGCCCGTGGACCGACTTTACAAGACCTGACCTACATGGGCATTGTGGGTATTTGTGACCCACCACGTCCTCTGGTCAGGGAAGCCATAACTACGTTATCACAGTCTGGGGTGCAGGTCAAAATGGTAACTGGAGATGCTGAAGATACAGCTGTGGCTATAG ctCAGACTATTGGCTTGGAAACTTTGCCCTCTCAGGTGTTGTCGGGCGAACAGTTGGATACGTTTACTGAAACCGATTTGGATGCGGCAATACCTCATGCTACAGTTTTTTATCGAGTTTcaccgaaaaataaattagcgaTTGTTAAGTCGTTGCAAAGGACTGGGCATATCGTTGGGATGACTGGTGATGGAGTGAATGATGGTGTGGCGCTTAAAAAAGCCGATATTGGGATTGCCATGGGCAAAAATGGGACGGATGTGTGTAAAGAAGCCGCAGATATGATACTCGTTGATGATGATTTTTACACAATTAT TGCAGCAATTGAAGAAGGGAAGAGCATATTTTACAACATCCGAAACTTTGTCAGATTCCAATTATCTACCTCTATTGCGGCTTTGTCTCTAATCGCACTAGCGACTTTGATGGGAATTCCGAATCCGTTAAACGCCATGCAA ATTTTGTGGATCAACATTATAATGGACGGTCCTCCGGCCCAAAGTTTGGGCGTAGAACCGGTCGAAAAAGACGTGGTAAAACAAAAACCTCGAAATACTAAAGAACCAATGATCACTAAAAAACTAATCGGAAACGTTCTACTTTCCGCCTTATTTATAATAGCTGGAACGTTATGGGTGTTCAAAAAAGAG atgAGTTCGGAAGGTATTACAGCACGCGATACAACAATGACGTTCACTTGTTTCGTATTTTTCGACATGTGGAACGCTTTATCCTGTCGGTCGCAAACCAAGAGCGTTTTCCAGATTGGTTTGTTCTCCAATAAAATGTTTCTGGTGGCTGTCACCCTCTCCGTGATTGGACAACTTCTCGTTGTTTACTTTCCACCTTTGCAGCGAATTTTCCAAACCGAAGCTCTCACATTATGGg ACATGGTATTTTTAACAACACTAACGTCTTCGGTTTGGGTCTTTTCGGAGATAAAGAAGCTGATCGAGCGGTTTCTCGAACAGCGAGGGAAAGGCAAGCGATCGCCTTTGGAGTATGTATGA
- the mtTFB1 gene encoding dimethyladenosine transferase 1, mitochondrial: MAAANLRLPPLPTVRDLIKLYKLRALRQLSQNFLLDERITDKIVKAAGNIRNHYVCEVGPGPGSITRSIIRKCPKKLIVVEKDPRFVPILELLQEASQSHVKMGIKIQDIRDFNFEEGFAGAPAREWTDYPPPIHLIGNLPFSVSTNLIIRWLHAISEQRSAWSFGRSTMTLTFQKEVAERIVAPVTHEQRCRLSVMCQFWCDVEHKFTIPGRAFVPKPDVDVGVVTLVPKKHPLVKLPFKTVEKILRTVFNMRQKWSIKGGGRLFPEDKRDELAVKLFALADVDSRIRPFEISNEEFARICYAYKVICEEDPEIESYDFRAPKKLNVVAG; encoded by the exons ATGGCAGCGGCCAATCTTAGGTTACCCCCCTTGCCCACAGTGAGGGACTTAATTAAGTTGTATAAGTTAAGGGCGTTACGTCAGCTATCGCAAAACTTTCTTTTGGACGAAAGAATCACCGACAAAATCGTTAAAGCGGCTGGAAATATTCGGAATCATTATGTTTGTGAAGTGGGCCCTGGGCCCGGCAGTATAACCCGGTCCATCATCAGGAAGTGCCCCAAGAAGCTCATCGTGGTGGAAAAGGACCCCCGATTTGTGCCCATCTTGGAGTTGCTTCAAGAAGCGAGTCAGAGTCACGTCAAAATGGGGATTAAAATTCAGGATATCCGGGATTTTAATTTCGAGGAGGGTTTTGCGGGCGCTCCTGCACGCGAGTGGACGGACTACCCGCCCCCCATTCACCTCATTGGCAATCTGCCCTTCAGCGTTTCAACGAATTTGATTATCCGGTGGTTACATGCGATTTCGGAGCAAAGGTCGGCTTGGAGTTTTGGGCGCTCTACCATGACCTTGACGTTCCAGAAGGAAGTTGCTGAAAGGATTGTCGCTCCAGTGACTCATGAACAGAGATGCAGACTCTCTGTAATGTGCCAGTTCTGGTGCGATGTGGAACACAAATTCACTATTCCAGGGAGGGCTTTTGTCCCCAAACCGGATGTTGATGTCGGGGTTGTAACACTGGTTCCTAAGAAGCATCCGTTGGTGAAGTTACCGTTTAAAACGGTTGAGAAAATTCTCAGGACTGTCTTCAATATGCGGCAAAAGTGGTCCATCAAGGGCGGGGGCAGGCTGTTCCCAGAGGATAAGCGGGACGAACTAG CTGTTAAACTGTTTGCTCTGGCTGATGTCGACTCACGAATTCGCCCTTTCGAAATATCAAACGAAGAATTCGCCCGCATTTGCTACGCCTACAAAGTAATCTGTGAGGAAGACCCCGAAATTGAAAGCTACGACTTTAGAGCCCCTAAAAAGTTGAATGTTGTTGCTGGGTAG
- the SPoCk gene encoding calcium-transporting ATPase type 2C member 1 isoform X1, with the protein MHLWQFLQPIFKCKRDNTHCAKMSMFSENWRSHTNFLRLFCKRVLSLAHKKSARCNTECDTDFFQEQAGNPAMWLSAGEATSQSYEEVADRLHVDVRHGLSWQEATRRRQIAGYNEFSVKDEDPPWKKYLEQFKNPLILLLLASALVSVCMKQFDDAISITVAIVIVVTVAFVQEYRSEKSLQELTKLVPPSCHCLREGSPDTFLARELVPGDIVYLNVGDRVPADLRLFESVDLMIDESSFTGETEPARKNVAAVLRPNGAHSSNTNIAFMGTLVRCGNGKGIVVSTGSNSEFGSVFKMMLEEEAPKTPLQKSMDSLGAQLSIYSFGIIGLIMLVGWLQGKAIMEMFTIGVSLAVAAIPEGLPIVVTVTLALGVMRMAKRNAIVKKLPTVETLGCVNVICSDKTGTITRNEMTVTVLVTADGYIAELTGAGYNDHGQVLLHKCDSSDRARDSVYKLLEVGAVCNNAVIHNETLLGQPTEGALIAAAMKHGMYNVADRYVRVQEYPFTSEQKMMAVKCISKYDNDKVEIFFVKGAIEKILPKCTKFSWNGGTQSLTSKKEQDFIAEAHEIGRKGLRVIAMARGPTLQDLTYMGIVGICDPPRPLVREAITTLSQSGVQVKMVTGDAEDTAVAIAQTIGLETLPSQVLSGEQLDTFTETDLDAAIPHATVFYRVSPKNKLAIVKSLQRTGHIVGMTGDGVNDGVALKKADIGIAMGKNGTDVCKEAADMILVDDDFYTIIAAIEEGKSIFYNIRNFVRFQLSTSIAALSLIALATLMGIPNPLNAMQILWINIIMDGPPAQSLGVEPVEKDVVKQKPRNTKEPMITKKLIGNVLLSALFIIAGTLWVFKKEMSSEGITARDTTMTFTCFVFFDMWNALSCRSQTKSVFQIGLFSNKMFLVAVTLSVIGQLLVVYFPPLQRIFQTEALTLWDMVFLTTLTSSVWVFSEIKKLIERFLEQRGKGKRSPLEYV; encoded by the exons ATGCATTTGTGGCAGTTTTTACAACCCATATTCAAATGCAAG AGAGATAACACGCACTGTGCAAAAATGTCCATGTTTTCAGAAAATTGGAGAAGTCATACGAACTTTTTGcgacttttttgtaaaagggTACTTTCCCTTGCTCACAAAAAGTCTGCAAGATGCAACACCGAATGTGACACCG ATTTTTTCCAGGAACAGGCTGGTAATCCTGCGATGTGGCTCTCAGCAGGCGAGGCGACAAGTCAAAGCTATGAAGAAGTTGCCGATAGACTGCACGTAGACGTGAGACATGGCTTAAGTTGGCAGGAAGCCACACGTAGACGACAAATAGCTGG TTACAATGAATTTTCAGTCAAAGACGAAGATCCGCCTTGGAAAAAATACCTCGAACAATTTAAAAACCCTCTCATTTTACTTCTTCTAGCCTCGGCACTTGTCTCAGTGTGCATGAAACAATTCGACGATGCGATCAGTATTACAGTAGCCATAGTCATCGTCGTAACCGTTGCTTTTGTTCAAGAATACCGATCGGAAAAATCGCTGCAAGAACTCACCAAGCTCGTGCCACCGTCTTGTCATTg TTTGAGGGAAGGTTCGCCTGATACTTTTCTAGCCCGCGAGTTAGTGCCAGGTGATATCGTTTATTTGAATGTCGGCGATCGAGTGCCCGCAGATTTGCGTTTATTTGAGTCAGTTGATTTGATGATCGATGAGAGTAGTTTCACTGGCGAGACTGAACCTGCAAGGAAAAATGTCGCTGCGGTTTTGCGCCCCAATGGGGCGCATTCTTCCAACACTAACATTGCATTTATGGGGACGCTTGTCCGCTGCGGGAACGGCAAA gggATTGTTGTTAGTACGGGCTCTAACAGCGAGTTCGGGTCGGTGTTTAAGATGATGTTGGAGGAAGAGGCGCCGAAAACGCCTCTGCAGAAGTCCATGGACAGTTTGGGTGCTCAATTGTCGATTTACTCCTTCGGCATTATAGGTTTAATTATGTTGGTCGGGTGGTTGCAAGGCAAGGCAATCATGGAGATGTTTACGATCGGTGTGAGTTTAGCGGTCGCTGCAATTCCAGAAG gaTTACCAATTGTCGTGACGGTAACACTAGCCTTGGGCGTAATGCGAATGGCAAAAAGAAACGCCATCGTAAAGAAACTACCAACTGTCGAAACACTGGGTTGCGTCAATGTGATATGTTCTGACAAAACAGGCACTATAACACGTAACGAAATGACCGTCACAGTTTTGGTAACAGCCGATGGTTACATTGCCGAATTAACAGGCGCCGGTTACAACGACCATGGCCAAGTTCTATTACACAAATGTGATTCATCAGACAGGGCTAGAGATAGTGTATATAAATTATTAGAG GTAGGGGCTGTTTGCAATAACGCAGTGATCCATAACGAAACTTTACTCGGACAACCAACAGAGGGCGCTCTAATCGCCGCTGCGATGAAACACGGCATGTATAACGTAGCGGACCGTTACGTCCGAGTCCAAGAATATCCGTTCACTTCTGAGCAAAAAATGATGGCCGTTAAATGCATATCTAAGTATGATAACGACAAAGTCGAGATTTTTTTCGTCAAAGGTGCCATCGAAAAAATACTACCAAAATGTACGAAGTTCAGTTGGAACGGAGGAACCCAAAGTCTTACAAGCAAAAAAGAGCAAGATTTTATCGCAGAGGCTCATGAAATCGGGCGGAAGGGCTTAAGAGTGATTGCAATGGCCCGTGGACCGACTTTACAAGACCTGACCTACATGGGCATTGTGGGTATTTGTGACCCACCACGTCCTCTGGTCAGGGAAGCCATAACTACGTTATCACAGTCTGGGGTGCAGGTCAAAATGGTAACTGGAGATGCTGAAGATACAGCTGTGGCTATAG ctCAGACTATTGGCTTGGAAACTTTGCCCTCTCAGGTGTTGTCGGGCGAACAGTTGGATACGTTTACTGAAACCGATTTGGATGCGGCAATACCTCATGCTACAGTTTTTTATCGAGTTTcaccgaaaaataaattagcgaTTGTTAAGTCGTTGCAAAGGACTGGGCATATCGTTGGGATGACTGGTGATGGAGTGAATGATGGTGTGGCGCTTAAAAAAGCCGATATTGGGATTGCCATGGGCAAAAATGGGACGGATGTGTGTAAAGAAGCCGCAGATATGATACTCGTTGATGATGATTTTTACACAATTAT TGCAGCAATTGAAGAAGGGAAGAGCATATTTTACAACATCCGAAACTTTGTCAGATTCCAATTATCTACCTCTATTGCGGCTTTGTCTCTAATCGCACTAGCGACTTTGATGGGAATTCCGAATCCGTTAAACGCCATGCAA ATTTTGTGGATCAACATTATAATGGACGGTCCTCCGGCCCAAAGTTTGGGCGTAGAACCGGTCGAAAAAGACGTGGTAAAACAAAAACCTCGAAATACTAAAGAACCAATGATCACTAAAAAACTAATCGGAAACGTTCTACTTTCCGCCTTATTTATAATAGCTGGAACGTTATGGGTGTTCAAAAAAGAG atgAGTTCGGAAGGTATTACAGCACGCGATACAACAATGACGTTCACTTGTTTCGTATTTTTCGACATGTGGAACGCTTTATCCTGTCGGTCGCAAACCAAGAGCGTTTTCCAGATTGGTTTGTTCTCCAATAAAATGTTTCTGGTGGCTGTCACCCTCTCCGTGATTGGACAACTTCTCGTTGTTTACTTTCCACCTTTGCAGCGAATTTTCCAAACCGAAGCTCTCACATTATGGg ACATGGTATTTTTAACAACACTAACGTCTTCGGTTTGGGTCTTTTCGGAGATAAAGAAGCTGATCGAGCGGTTTCTCGAACAGCGAGGGAAAGGCAAGCGATCGCCTTTGGAGTATGTATGA
- the Asciz gene encoding ATM interactor: protein MEKVYPSIDDLSNVNKKSCPECSALFNSDSNLNLHLAKTHKKPKLLEPTNPNKIFYCPITTCSYHNTSHFKQFKPLKQHFLKVHSDKNFLCTLCQKGFATESSRNKHTEYCDVAFKCCDCDVSYSCYETLKTHSRRKKHNILEKVAYKTSLPPSVKNPKSDDSLATNRLRLILPKPSNSTGMIDTSEQSVQTDKSNNSQETQTFLAARLPQFTVETQTIGDYFTKKPVKSTELKNIKTQTIAPVAKTSSCNTLFNLDDFVLSVMEDMQRSSSSTQTNICEESENIYSASTSTHDSIHTDTSDLLNDTFDSNFFNMETQTDFDDLFKYCDDYSNMYTQTCHELLLGKIGLNDTQTQTVFDDVLKSVESQTVMSQFKVLPASCKDNATHMETQTDTHFMQMLEEINA from the coding sequence ATGGAAAAAGTGTACCCCAGCATTGACGACTTGAGCAACGTGAATAAGAAAAGTTGTCCCGAATGCTCCGCATTATTCAACTCCGACTCCAACCTCAACCTCCACTTGGCCAAGACCCACAAAAAGCCCAAGCTTTTGGAACCCACTAACcccaacaaaattttctactgcCCTATTACCACGTGTTCTTACCACAACACGTCACATTTCAAGCAGTTTAAGCCCCTGAAACAACATTTCTTGAAAGTGCACTCTGACAAGAATTTTCTCTGCACCCTGTGCCAGAAAGGCTTTGCCACCGAATCGTCCCGCAACAAACATACGGAATATTGCGACGTTGCGTTCAAATGTTGCGACTGCGACGTGTCGTACTCGTGCTACGAGACGTTGAAAACACACAGTCGGCGTAAAAAACACAACATTCTTGAAAAAGTCGCCTACAAAACGTCACTGCCTCCAAGTGTGAAAAACCCAAAGAGTGACGACTCTTTGGCCACGAACAGACTGAGACTCATTCTTCCGAAGCCTTCCAACAGCACTGGAATGATTGACACGTCCGAGCAAAGCGTCCAGACAGATAAGTCCAACAACAGTCAAGAAACGCAGACGTTTCTGGCCGCCAGGTTGCCCCAGTTCACCGTTGAGACGCAAACCATCGGCGATTATTTCACCAAAAAACCGGTCAAGTCCACggaattgaaaaatatcaaGACTCAAACCATCGCCCCCGTGGCTAAAACCTCCTCGTGCAACACTTTGTTCAATTTGGACGATTTCGTGCTAAGTGTGATGGAAGATATGCAGAGAAGTTCGTCCAGTACCCAGACTAACATTTGCGAGGAGTCGGAGAATATTTATTCGGCCTCAACTAGCACGCATGACTCCATACATACGGACACTTCTGATTTGTTGAATGACACGTTTGACTCGAATTTCTTCAATATGGAGACGCAGACCGACTTTGACGACTTGTTCAAGTACTGTGATGACTACAGCAATATGTACACACAGACTTGCCACGAACTGTTGTTGGGTAAAATTGGACTAAACGACACTCAGACCCAAACTGTCTTTGACGATGTTCTCAAATCGGTGGAAAGTCAGACGGTGATGTCGCAATTTAAGGTCCTACCAGCGAGTTGTAAGGACAATGCCACCCATATGGAAACACAGACTGATACGCACTTCATGCAAATGCTGGAGGAGATAAATGCCTGA
- the Ccdc56 gene encoding cytochrome c oxidase assembly factor 3, mitochondrial: MSESDRMPKIDRTKLKQTDIDFIKFVEKQNLDRVRKLQTLRRKNLITVSLLGTAVLGIYGYSIWAVRQENFLDDFEIPTTVTESAK, translated from the coding sequence ATGTCAGAGAGTGATCGCATGCCCAAAATTGACCGCACCAAACTGAAACAAACCGATATCGACTTCATAAAATTCGTGGAAAAGCAGAATTTGGACCGTGTCCGAAAACTGCAAACCCTTCGCCGCAAAAACCTGATCACTGTTAGCCTCCTTGGAACTGCAGTCTTGGGCATTTACGGCTATTCCATTTGGGCAGTGCGACAAGAAAACTTCCTCGACGATTTTGAAATCCCAACCACTGTAACAGAATCAGCAAAGTAG
- the Ago-2a gene encoding Argonaute-2a yields MAPLPDGPDPSTKQKQPPTFAPQKESSFSTQKLKSSLSDCLSQTVIIKPGVKGRPIKIESNHLSLNVGTLTEAYHYDVSITPDTPKSFLRDVMNLFARKHYPKNHPAFDGRKNLYSPKKLPLPNDTMSDTIELEGENKKRGFKVVVKLARTVDLSPLRDILQTRQSPQDALQCLDIVLRNAPSNSCISSGRCFFTPPREGQILRLGDGMEMYYGFYQSAIRGWKQPLLNVDVVHKAFPEALNVLDLVCELGSDYRNTMTRQDLNQPLTDFVQKALEKFLKQLKVTYEIPGQSGSRRIFRVNGLRAPPSQARFTLGDGKVTTVEKYYQEVKRCRLQYPHLPTLWVGSRQREVLIPLEFCTVVSGQVVNRKMNENQTSVMIKKAATSTDVRKDKIMQVLRKANYNSDPCVREFGFSVNNSFEKLDGRVLQPPTLLYARKAEVTPSKGVWRADMNRFFVGAIVHKWTIVSCTRHPERGEQLADMIFRMASSNGMQITSKATGPFQHLGGRQNLRDIIDYFKRKQDHDLIIVVVPNSGPQYSLVKQAAELNVGCLTQCIKERTIAKLNPQIIANILLKINSKLNGTNHILSSRLPIMSRPCIIMGADVTHPGPDAKDVPSVAAVTASHDPNAFQYNICWRLQPPKVEIIEDLCAITVEQLMFFYRKTRHKPETIVFFRDGVSEGQFAEVRRAEISAIHQACKKLQREGYEPRITFLVVQKRHHTRLFPTNPRDSEDRNNNVPAGTCVDTHITNPMMQDFYLVSHASIQGVAKPTKYCTLWDDNNMSNDDIEELTYYLCHMFTRCNRSVSYPAPTYYAHLAAARAKVYVENVKLDLTQLKTHQQKCQIQESIVKEKPMFFV; encoded by the exons GGCAGACCCATAAAAATCGAAAGCAACCATTTATCCTTGAACGTGGGCACACTCACAGAAGCTTACCATTACGACGTCTCCATCACACCTGACACTCCCAAAAGCTTCCTCCGCGATGTCATGAACCTTTTCGCTCGGAAACACTATCCGAAAAACCACCCGGCCTTCGACGGCCGGAAAAATCTCTACTCGCCTAAAAAATTGCCTTTGCCCAACGACACCATGAGTGATACCATTGAACTTGAAGGAGAAAACAAGAAACGGGGGTTTAAAGTTGTGGTTAAACTGGCGAGAACTGTAGATTTGTCGCCACTTCGTGATATTTTACAAACGAGACAATCGCCACAAGACGCTTTACAATGCCTGGATATTGTCCTAAGAAACGCTCCTTCTAACAGCTGCATAAGCTCAGGGAGGTGTTTTTTTACACCTCCAAGGGAGGGCCAAATTTTGCGTCTGGGGGACGGCATGGAAATGTACTACGGGTTTTATCAATCGGCTATCAGAGGCTGGAAACAGCCGCTCCTGAACGTTGATGTTGTCCATAAGGCGTTTCCCGAAGCCTTGAACGTCCTAGACCTCGTGTGCGAACTAGGGAGCGACTACAGGAACACTATGACACGACAAGACCTCAACCAACCCCTCACTGATTTCGTGCAAAAAGCCTTGGAAAAATTCCTCAAACAGTTGAAAGTCACGTATGAAATACCGGGCCAAAGTGGCTCAAGACGCATTTTTCGCGTCAATGGCCTCCGTGCGCCCCCAAGTCAGGCCCGGTTTACGCTTGGCGATGGCAAAGTCACCACGGTGGAGAAATATTACCAAGAAGTCAAACGCTGCAGACTCCAGTATCCGCATTTGCCGACCCTTTGGGTGGGTTCGAGACAACGTGAGGTCCTCATACCGTTGGAATTTTGCACGGTGGTGAGCGGGCAAGTCGTCAATCGCAAAATGAACGAGAACCAAACCAGTGTTATGATCAAAAAAGCGGCCACTTCGACGGACGTTCGCAAAGATAAGATCATGCAAGTTCTGCGAAAGGCAAATTACAATAGTGATCCCTGTGTCAGGGAGTTCGGATTTTCGGTAAATAATAGTTTCGAGAAGTTGGATGGGCGCGTTTTGCAGCCGCCGACTCTGCTGTATGCCCGGAAGGCGGAAGTTACGCCGAGTAAGGGTGTGTGGAGGGCCGACATGAATCGGTTTTTTGTGGGGGCTATTGTACACAAATGGACGATTGTGTCCTGTACGAGGCATCCGGAGAGGGGGGAGCAGTTGGCCGATATG ATCTTCAGAATGGCTAGTTCGAACGGCATGCAGATCACCTCCAAGGCCACTGGTCCGTTCCAGCACCTCGGCGGTCGCCAAAACCTGCGCGATATCATCGACTACTTCAAGAGGAAGCAAGACCACGACCTCATCATCGTCGTGGTCCCCAACAGCGGCCCCCAATACTCACTGGTGAAACAAGCGGCTGAACTAAACGTCGGCTGCCTGACCCAGTGCATCAAAGAACGCACTATCGCCAAACTCAACCCGCAAATAATCGCCAACATCCTCCTCAAAATCAACAGCAAGCTGAACGGCACAAACCACATACTTTCCTCCCGCTTGCCCATCATGTCCCGTCCGTGCATCATCATGGGGGCCGACGTCACCCATCCCGGCCCCGACGCCAAGGACGTGCCCAGCGTCGCGGCGGTGACGGCGTCGCACGACCCCAACGCCTTCCAGTACAACATCTGCTGGCGCTTGCAGCCCCCTAAAGTCGAAATTATCGAAGATCTGTGCGCTATTACAGTCGAACAGTTGATGTTTTTCTACCGAAAAACTCGTCACAAGCCGGAAACGATCGTGTTTTTCCGGGACGGGGTGTCTGAGGGACAGTTTGCGGAAGTGAGGCGAGCGGAAATTTCCGCCATACACCAAGCgtgtaaaaaactacaaagGGAGGGCTATGAGCCCAGGATTACGTTCCTGGTGGTGCAGAAAAGACACCATACGAGGCTTTTCCCGACAAATCCCCGGGATTCGGAGGATAGGAATAACAATGTTCCAGCCGGGACTTGTGTAGATACGCATATTACTAATCCGATGATGCAGGACTTTTATTTGGTGTCCCATGCGAGTATACAAGGGGTGGCAAAGCCTACGAAGTATTGTACGCTTTGGGATGATAATAATATGAGTAATGATGATATTGAGGAGTTGACATATTATTTGTGTCACATGTTTACGAGGTGCAATAGATCGGTTAGTTATCCGGCACCGACTTATTATGCACATTTGGCGGCAGCGAGGGCTAAGGTTTATGTCGAGAATGTTAAGCTGGACTTGACTCAGTTGAAGACACATCAGCAGAAGTGTCAGATTCAAGAGAGCATTGTGAAGGAGAAACCGATGTTCTTTGTTTAG